The DNA window TATATGAAATTTCATTTTAAAAGTCAATTCTATAACTTTAAATTGTGCAATTATTTAGTGTGTTTGAAAAACAATAATTATCTCTTCATTATTCCTAAAATTATCTTGACACTTATAATGTAAAAAATTAAGACTGATAATAGTTTGAATAATTCATTAAAGCTTAAATTAAACTTCCATTGAAAGATTGAGATAACTATTTTATAAATTGTTATGGGAAAATTTATAATTGAATACCAATTTAAAAATATTTGATAATAGAAAAACAGAGCTATCATTACAATGTTAAAGCCCCCATATAAAGCAATAAGATAATCCTTTTTCGTTAGTATAGACTTTTCATTTTTAAAAGTAGATAATAGAATCAATTTTAAGTTGTTCATGGCATGGAAATTAAGATTAGGCTTGTTCAACAAGTCTGACAATATCCAATATCCATCAGCTCGCAAAAATGGGATTAGATTGTATAATGCTTTTACTGAAATAGCCAATGCCAAAATTTCCAGTATATGATATTTTATAAAAAAACCAATAATTAATAGTAATAAGCAAAAAATAATTTCAAAATAAATACCTGCACTATTTACTATAATTCTTTTCCACTTACTTAATCTCCATATATCCGTCACGTCTGCAAAAAATGCTGGTATGAAATACAAGTAAAAACCAAAGCCAATTCCTCCATGTCTTGCCTTGAAAAAATGGGATGCACTTGCATGTCCCAGCTCATGAAAAATAGTACTTATAAAAAGTAGCAATATAAAATATGGCACAAAAGTATTAGAGTTGAGAGTCGGATTATTATAATAATTTGTATAAATACTATATCCAAAAATAATGATTGAAAAAAAAATAACCGAATAAAAAACTTTCCTGACAAACAATAGTTTCAAGAAGGGAACTATTGTTGAAATTACTTCTGGTTTAAGAAAAATGAAACCATATTTTATATAGTCCGGAATTTTTGATTGTTCTTTTATTGAATCATCGTGACCAAAAGTTCCATACTGTTTTAGCTGACCAAAAAGCAATATAATTTGTGAATCTGAAATAGGTACTTTATGGCTTTTTTGAAAATCCATATTAATTTGTGATACTGTTCTGCTCCCATCTGCTAAACTTAATAAATCATAGTATTTCTGATTCAGTTTAGTATATTTATTAAGTTTTACATTATGCAGTAAATATTCACTTTCATTGAATTTTGAAAATTCAATATCTGATGATAGTTTATATACAGGGCTTTCCTCCATTATAGTAAAGCCTTTAATGCGTAAGCAGTAGTAAGCGTCTTACTTTTGTAAGGCTCATGGGCTTTAGGTTTAATAAAATTTTCCGCCTTCCAACTACCATTTTCATGCTGATGTTCTATTAAAAATTGTTGTGCGCTATTTTTCATTTTCTCAAGTTCAGGAAACTCTAATAAATTCATGCAAAAAATAGCAAAAGAAGTTGACAAATTTTTATATTGATTCTCATCAAAACTTCCATCAGCATTTTGGAAACCAATCAAAAAGTCTTTTATTTTCTGCTTGACAGCTCCATATTGTGTAGGAAACTCATTAAGCAACCTCAGACAAACATATGTACCATAAAGTTTACCATAGTACCATCTGCTCTCCCAATACCCTTGCTCTTTTTGCTCTGAAATAATATACTTGATTGCTTTTTCTATGGTGGACTTGTATTTTTCTGAATCTAATAAGGTTAAAGCATATACAAAGTTGGCTACAACTTCCACATCTGCCCCTTTTCCCCATTTGGTAGAATTGAATAAATCCTGTTTTTTCTGTTTTTCAGTAAGATTTACTTTAGGAAGAATCCAAGTTTCTATTCCACCACTAGGCTGTGTTCTTTCAGATACGGCAATACTAATTGCTTTTATACAATATTTATCTACCAATTTCCCATTTCCTGTTTTGATAAACTGTTGCATAATTTGCCCTAGATCGTCAATATCTGCTGCTATTTCCTGAACAGTTGGAAAATAAGACCAAGCTCCAATATTGTCCTTATTTTGTCTTCCTTCTATATATTGATTTTCTTTTTCAATAAAAACTTGAAGATTAAGATTAAAAGAATGTGCAATTTCCAACAAACAATCATTCAATAATGCTCTTTGAAAAGTATCTGAAGAATGGATATCAATTTCATTCTCGAATCCTTCCATACCTCCTAAATACATAAAATGCTTTAAATCAACATAATTTTGAAGAAAATCACTCTTAATGAATTGCAAGCCTTTAAAAAAAAAGTCTATTGTGACTTTATTAAAATCAAAAAAGTAATCTTCTTGAATTAATTTTCTTTTTGTATTTGCTTTTTCTTCTATTGTTTTGACATAACCATTAACTGAATCCTTGGTTTGAAGAATTGTTTTTTCAAAGTCGCAGATTGTATCCAGCCACAAACTATCCGGTGGCAATTTTTCAATTACTTTTTTAGCCTTCTCCAAATAATAAATTGATTTTTCAAAAAGAATAACACTTGTTCCATCTATATAAAACAACTTATTTAAAATATTTACATCATATTTATATTTGGAAAAGTCTAATGTTTTGGATAATTCATATACCGCCCAATTAAATTGTTTTTTGTTAAAGTCCTCTGTGAAATCTATAATATCATCATATAATTGAAACCCTATCGAAAAATATTTATGAGATTCGAGCAGTAAATTATAAATTTCGCTATTGTTACTATTTTCTGAAAAAATAAATAAACTATCAATAGCTACTTTTCCAAAGGCAGATTTCATATCTGCAACTTTATTATAATTCTCTTCACTTGGATTATTCCAAAGGTTTTTTTCTAATGATATTGCCTTGCGAAACTCTCTTTTTCTTGTTTCCCAAAGATTCCAAAAATTGTTACCATCTTCATATATTGTGGATAAAATTTTTATTGCATTCTCTTGTAAATCTAAAACATTAAATATTCTATGATTTTCTTGATTATCAATAACAGCATCTAATTGCAAAATAGATTGATAAAAATAAAAGCCTGCTTTTGAAAGCAGGTCTATTGTCACCTTATCTATATCTGGAAAATAATCGTGAAATAGTTTAGGATAATATTCGTAAAATTCTGGAGATTTCTTTTTATGGCTCATCAATAAATTTCTGTTCTTCTTTGGAAAGTAAAGTATTATTTTCTTTAATCTCTTTATTAGCAATATTTTCGGTTAGATTTTTATTTAAATCAATTTTATTTTTCAATCCTTTTTTATCTGATTCTAAAAATTTTTGAAAATTTATTTCTTGAATAAATGAAACGGGATACTTTTTTTCTTTGTATAGCGCATAACCTTTAATTTCGGTATAAACTAAAGCTGGTAGATATTTTCCGTCTTTTTTATAAAAATCATATTTGATATTATTTGAAGTGGCTACACCTTCGTAAGCTTCTCCTCGTTTGTTCTTGTTCTTGAACGACTGAGACATATTTGTTATATAAAGATCAAAACTACTAATGACTTTGTCTGTTTTGCTATATGTAAATTTTCCTTTATATGTATTTATTTCATCTTTTGTTTCAAAATAAATAATTTGAATGTTCTGGTTTTCTGAAAGTATTTTTGAAACAAATACACTATTTTTTGTATCATTTAAAAAACCAATAATTTCACTATTAAAAAATAACTTCTGAATAAAGTTTTTGGGAGTTATTTGAATATCTGTATTAAAGGGATAATCATTAGAAGATACTTTAGTTTTAAAATATTTAATGTTGTTAAAGCCGATTTGGACAAAAGAGTCGACATTATCTTGTGCCTTAAAATTATAGGCATTTGCTAAAGCCCATATGTCAATATTGGCTATTAAAAGGTTAATCATTTTCCCATCAATATAACCTTTTTGCTTTATTGTAGATTGATATAGAGAGGGCTTACTGTAATATATGCTTAGATAATCTTTTAAAGCATTTTGAAACATTTGCCTTATATCTATTTTGGATATTTTCACCTCTTCAATATCTTTATATAATGGCTTTAATTTTATAATAGGAGTTAAAGACTCCAATGTTAACTCTTCATATCCTTGAGCAAAAATATTCAGTGGTTTCTTATCATTTTTTAGTTCTACTTCCCCATCATCGTTACTATACAGCACCACATTATCAGACATAATTCTAACATTTTGAAGAGGTTTGTTTTCTTCAGAATCAATAATTCTTACTTTGATATTTTGAGGAAAATAAAATTGTAATGATAACCCCAAATAGGCTATTAAAAATAATATGGACTTCATTTAGTTGTATTATCTCTTTGATATATTAATGTTCTATCAAATCCATTTTGAAAATAAATCCGATTTGTAAAATTATCTCTGTAAATAACTTCTTTTTCTTTTCCAAGAGAAAAATTAAAACCACTCTTTTTTTGTGGTTTTTTAAAATCTATTACTATTTCTTTTTTGTTGCTTAATCCTAATATTGCAGTATCTTTTTTATATTTAAGAGAATCAGTATACTTTGGAAGTAACTGTGCGTTAATTTGTGAGGATATCAACAAAATTGTTGTAAAAAAAACTACTCTCATAAAAATTGAAATATAAAAACAGCTAATACATAGATTGTATTAGCTGTTACTTTTTAAAATGTCCAAGTGGCACTACCTCCAACGGCAGTAGTATTGGTTTCAATTGTTTCACCAGCATCAAACATTGTAGGTGCAGATACACTTACGTCCCAAGCCTTCATTTCAAATCTTTGTTCCAATTCTTCCATTTGGAAATTTTCTAATAATTCATTTTTTTCAACTTCTTGATCTAGTTGAGTAAAATTTTCTGCATTCATAATATTTTTTTATAAAATTTGACTATAGCAAATTTAAAATAAATTTTTAATTGTGCAATTTTTATATAAATTATTATGTATGATTTAAGACTATTAAGAATAAATTTTCAAATATTTACCGTTTTAATCTACTCTTTTGGTTCTGTTTATTTTTAATATTTTCCAACCCACTTACTATTTTGTTTTCCAAACTTTAAAAAAAATAAAGACAATAGACCTATTTAGCTTCGTAACCATCTTTGAATCTCAGGAATTTCTCCGCATCTTTCGGGTTTTTATTAATCCATTTTTGTACAAGTTCGGTGTTGTTTTCTAATTTTTGAATGTCGTCTTTAGGATATAGCAGTTTTCCATCCTTTTCAAATTCGGAAAGGATTTCCTCTCTAAGCTCGCTTTTGGAACGGATACTTTCGGAATACCATTTGAATGCAAGATTTCCACTTATTAGAATTGTCGAAAATGACAGTAAAATTGCACCAAAAATACCCCAAACAAGATTCGATTTTCGTAAAGCTTCAATACTTTGCTGAGATAATTCCGCAATAATTATTTTCGGGATTTGACTTACGGTTTTCTTAAATATTTCATTTTCTTTTTGATAAGTTCTTGATGTTTCATCGATTATATTTATCAAAGCCGATACAGATTGTTCAAGTTCTGAAGATACATTCATATAATCTTCAACTGAAGCTTTAGTTTCTGTGTTAGATTCAATATTTGCTTTACAGGATTCTATAACTTGATTCAAAATCTCCATTCCGTCTTTTTGTGTATTGTCCATAATTTTTAACGTTTAAATTTTTTATTGTTCTCTATTTTCATTTCATTATTTCTCAAATCCTCATTCCGTTTATTTTGTCTAAGAAATTCCGAATCATTTGATGTTTTCAATTGTTCCGAGCGTTTTGTTTTATCTTCAAAGATTTTCTTTATTTCCGATATTTTCAGCTTGCTAGTAATTTCCGAAAGCTTGTATCCTGCTTTATACTGACGTGAGGTTTCATCGTTGATATCTGTTTTAAGAACGATTCTCATTCCCGAAATCCCGACCTTGACATTGCTCGACAATGAAACCAAATAACCCCGATTCGACATTTCCAAAACCAGCTCTTCAAAATTTTTAGAATTTCCGATACTGGCAACCAGATTCTCATACATCTCATTTCTTTTATCAATGCCTGTTTCGATGTCTGTCTTTATACCCAAATCTCTACAGATTTCCCTTACAGCCTTACCGAAATTCTCCCCGATATTGTGGGATTTGACCGTACATTTTCCAAAAGTGTCAATCCGGTTTACCACGAAATGAATATGCTTTTGTTTCGTAGAATTGTGGACATCCAAGCGATATTGGTTGTTTTCCGAAACTCCGACTTTTGCAAGAGCCTGTATCGTGATTTTCGCCAGTTCTGCATCAGAAAGTTGGTCGCCTGTTTCTTTTGGTGGTGAGATATAACCTGTCAAAGCCCATTTTTTGACATTGGAATTTCTTTTTGCTATTGCTTTCATTTCCAAAAATTGTTCTTCAGGACTGCTTCCGAGAAGATTGTTTGTTCCAAGCATCTTCGCCGTTCCTTTGTCAGTTCCGTTGTATTCCAAAGCGATTTTGGAAATCAGTCTTGTTGTTGCCGAATTATTCATAATTCTTCATTCATCAGATTCTCCCGTTCGTGAATCTTTTGATAGAGGTATTGTTTTATCAATGTCAAAACGGTTTCGATTTCCAGCAGGATATTTTTTTTATTTTCAAAAGCAGACCATTCGGAATTTCGCAAAAGGTTGGTGATTCGGATAAAGTTATTGCCATATTCCAAAAGGATTTTATCAGTTTCAAATTCCTTAGCTTTCAACTCCTCTTTTGTTGCTACCATTCGAAGAAGGGTCGAAATTTTCAAACTGTATTTATTAGCTTCGTCCTCCAGAAACTTAAATTCCTTTTCGGTAAATCGCACGGAAACAACTCGTAAAAGATGGTTCGCACTTTTCTTTTTCAGCCCTCCTTTTTTTCCGAGTTCACGGAAGTATTGTTTCCTTTTTTCCGTCTCTTTTTTTTGTTCCTGCTCACGGGAGACTTTCAGGACAAAACTTTTCAAAAAATCATTCTCCATATTTTTGTGTATTTATTATTTATCAACATTCAGTTTGTTTTTCAAGACGTTTTTGACGATAGGAAAAAACCAAAAAGTTCCAATTTTACAATTAGCGTCCACGCTTTTTGTAAACATTGGGTACTTTTTGCACTAACTACCCACCATATTTCACCTGTGTTTATTTTACTCACCTTCTCCTGTGTATCACTTGCCGTTCATTGGCTGGATTTTTGTAAACCAGCCAATCATTCAAGTCTTTAAAATCTGAATACAAAACACGACAATCTTCTGCTATTTCATTTTCGTTTTTAATCATTTCAATAGCTCTGTTTCCTGCCTCGTCATTGTCAAAATAAAGCTCAATATTTTTATAATTTCCGAGAGAGTTTTTAATGTTGGAAATCATCGATACGGAATTCAAAATGATATAATCAGAAGTGTCTTTTTGTAAAAATTTCTCTACATTTTTAAAGGAAAGAAAATCGAAAAAACCTTCGAAAATTCGAAGCGATTCTGAATCGTTTTTTATGGTTGAAATATCTTTTTTACCCAAGCAGATTTTTGAATATTTATTGCGGATTTCATAACCGCCAGAATCGTTCTTGAAACCAATTCCGAAATTATTTTTATCTTTCATTCGGTAATGAATTTCGTATAAGAACTGAGTTTGATTTTCAACTTTCCTTTCTCTCAAATATTCCAAAAGTGCAGGGTGCTGGATTTCTTTCACGTCACGTATCTCATAATTTTCGCTAGGGTTTTCGAACTTCTGATCAGGAATATTTTGCTTTTGAAAAGAAGAAAAACTCTGCTTCTCTGCCCAAACCAAAACTTCATTGACCGAAGCGTTCAGGTACTTCTTCATAAAGTCGGTATTGTTTCCACCGATTCCTTCTGAAAATAGGTACCATTTGTTTAAACTTTTATTGATTTTAAAAGAGGCTTGGGATTCGCTGGCAAAGGGGTTGAGATACCAAGCTTCTTTTTCATTTTGTTTCGTGGGAAGGTGTCCGAGAGAAAGGAGGACTTCTTCCAGCGATATGCTGTTGAATTGTTTGCAGTTCATTTTGTAATTTTTAATGTTTTTTAGTAATAAATAGCAGGTGTCCTGTCGGTTTAAGTGGACGGGTTTGGTTTTGACTAATTTTTGATGAATTGATGAGAAAACCTTGTAATTAATTGAATTATCGTATTTTACATCCTCATCAAAATCTCATCATCTCATCAAACTTGAGATGTTTTACTCATCATTCTCTCATCAAAAACAAGGTTTCCAAAATTTGATGAGGCTTTTAATGAGAGATAACAGATTGATTTTCTTTTCATTATCTGTTAATTCATCATTTCATCAAATTTTTGGAGAATAAAATTTCTTTCTATTGTAAAATACCGCCCTGTTTTGTTCTGTTGGAAAAAACTTAAACCATAATCTAGGTCGTATTTGATATAGGCTAATGAATTGTTTTGAGGCTCAAGCTTCCAGATTTCCTTTAGGAGTTTTCGGACATCATTAACAGTCCAATAATTATTTCTGAACATTTTACCCAGCATACTGAAAATATCTTGCGGTACGCAATGAATCTTGCTGTCTTCTGTGCTTTCAAAAAATTCATATAGCAGTTCAGTGATCTTTGATTCGAGTTTATTGTTGTTTTTCCAAACCAATTTCTGAAGGGCTTTGGTTCTGATCTCGGAATCTGTGAACCACATTCTTGTCTCCTTCCGGCTGTGAAATGGTCTTTGGATTAGGTATCGAAGGAAATGGGGAATCTCATTGTTGAGATTGCGTAGAAATTCAGTGTTCTCGCTTTTGATTGATCTTACTTTAATAATCCAGAATCGGATCTCATTTTCATCAATCTGAATGAAGTTATCTTCATTGTTGGAACAGAGAATGAATTTTCCAAAGAATTCTACTTCTTCACGGTCTTTTCCTTTTGCCTCTTTCTTATCTTTATCAGTAGTGGAAAGGTATTTTAGGCGTTCGGTAATTTCCTTTTTGTCGAAGAATACTTCATCAATAGCAACAATCAACATCGATGTCCAATCCGAATTGAACTGACTGCTGAACGAATCTCCTTTGATGTAGGTCATATTAAGCCCGAAGATGGATTTCAGCCATTTAATGAATGTGGATTTTCCTGTAGATCTTTCTTTGCTTACAAGACAAAGGATTGGTAACATTTGTATGGGATATTGCAACAATATTTTAATATAGTCTAAACCCAGTTCCAACTGTTCTCCGAAAATATGTTCCATAAACTTCAAGGAAAATGGATTTTTTTCTTTTAAAGCTTCAAAGTTGATATTTTCTTCAACAGGCTGGTAAGGGATTTCATTATAAGTATTGTAGAATCCTTGAATGATCTGCTGGTATTGCAGATGGGAGGGGATGCAACAGAAGCCATCATACTTGGGAACTTTAGAAACATATACTTTTCCGTAGTCGCTGATAATGGTCTCCTTATTCCAGCGAACTAATATTGAGATCTTATCTCCGGAAATTAATGGTTTTTCAATCGTTTTATAGTACGTTGTTCCTACTCTTAGATAAGGAATTTTTTCGCTCATTTTAAAAAGATTTGCTTCCGTAAGGATGTTACGGAAAGGTTGAACAATAGTGATTCGGATAAACAAATGAGTTCGTCTATCTTTTATACTTTAGAGATTTGACATCGTTTAAAGCATTCATTAGATCCAAATGGCTGATTCGGTAGAATCGTCCGATTTGTTCCGCTTTAATGTTTCCTTTTAAAATGTGCGAGCGTACGGTCTGATAATCAAGTTTAAGAATTTCTGAACACTCTTTGATAGAGTACAGCTTCTTTTTCAACTCGATTTCAGGTTCTTTTTTAAGAGAATAAAGTATCTCTTTTACTTCCCCTAATTCATCAAGAATGGTTTGGAATGGATTGCTTGTCTGCATAACGATATTGTTTTATTTGCAGACAAAATTGTATGATTGGAATAACTAATCATACAATTCTACTCAATTGCGTAAAGTTTAATAGCTGATATTAAATAGTTTAGATAATTCCTGATAGATAATCTCTTCAAAATCATTGGGTTTCACAAGGACTGCTCTTGAAAATGTTCCTTTGTCAAAGGTGGAATTGT is part of the Chryseobacterium lactis genome and encodes:
- a CDS encoding zinc metalloprotease yields the protein MEESPVYKLSSDIEFSKFNESEYLLHNVKLNKYTKLNQKYYDLLSLADGSRTVSQINMDFQKSHKVPISDSQIILLFGQLKQYGTFGHDDSIKEQSKIPDYIKYGFIFLKPEVISTIVPFLKLLFVRKVFYSVIFFSIIIFGYSIYTNYYNNPTLNSNTFVPYFILLLFISTIFHELGHASASHFFKARHGGIGFGFYLYFIPAFFADVTDIWRLSKWKRIIVNSAGIYFEIIFCLLLLIIGFFIKYHILEILALAISVKALYNLIPFLRADGYWILSDLLNKPNLNFHAMNNLKLILLSTFKNEKSILTKKDYLIALYGGFNIVMIALFFYYQIFLNWYSIINFPITIYKIVISIFQWKFNLSFNELFKLLSVLIFYIISVKIILGIMKR
- a CDS encoding prenyltransferase/squalene oxidase repeat-containing protein, giving the protein MSHKKKSPEFYEYYPKLFHDYFPDIDKVTIDLLSKAGFYFYQSILQLDAVIDNQENHRIFNVLDLQENAIKILSTIYEDGNNFWNLWETRKREFRKAISLEKNLWNNPSEENYNKVADMKSAFGKVAIDSLFIFSENSNNSEIYNLLLESHKYFSIGFQLYDDIIDFTEDFNKKQFNWAVYELSKTLDFSKYKYDVNILNKLFYIDGTSVILFEKSIYYLEKAKKVIEKLPPDSLWLDTICDFEKTILQTKDSVNGYVKTIEEKANTKRKLIQEDYFFDFNKVTIDFFFKGLQFIKSDFLQNYVDLKHFMYLGGMEGFENEIDIHSSDTFQRALLNDCLLEIAHSFNLNLQVFIEKENQYIEGRQNKDNIGAWSYFPTVQEIAADIDDLGQIMQQFIKTGNGKLVDKYCIKAISIAVSERTQPSGGIETWILPKVNLTEKQKKQDLFNSTKWGKGADVEVVANFVYALTLLDSEKYKSTIEKAIKYIISEQKEQGYWESRWYYGKLYGTYVCLRLLNEFPTQYGAVKQKIKDFLIGFQNADGSFDENQYKNLSTSFAIFCMNLLEFPELEKMKNSAQQFLIEHQHENGSWKAENFIKPKAHEPYKSKTLTTAYALKALL
- a CDS encoding relaxase/mobilization nuclease domain-containing protein; translated protein: MNNSATTRLISKIALEYNGTDKGTAKMLGTNNLLGSSPEEQFLEMKAIAKRNSNVKKWALTGYISPPKETGDQLSDAELAKITIQALAKVGVSENNQYRLDVHNSTKQKHIHFVVNRIDTFGKCTVKSHNIGENFGKAVREICRDLGIKTDIETGIDKRNEMYENLVASIGNSKNFEELVLEMSNRGYLVSLSSNVKVGISGMRIVLKTDINDETSRQYKAGYKLSEITSKLKISEIKKIFEDKTKRSEQLKTSNDSEFLRQNKRNEDLRNNEMKIENNKKFKR
- a CDS encoding toprim domain-containing protein, with product MNCKQFNSISLEEVLLSLGHLPTKQNEKEAWYLNPFASESQASFKINKSLNKWYLFSEGIGGNNTDFMKKYLNASVNEVLVWAEKQSFSSFQKQNIPDQKFENPSENYEIRDVKEIQHPALLEYLRERKVENQTQFLYEIHYRMKDKNNFGIGFKNDSGGYEIRNKYSKICLGKKDISTIKNDSESLRIFEGFFDFLSFKNVEKFLQKDTSDYIILNSVSMISNIKNSLGNYKNIELYFDNDEAGNRAIEMIKNENEIAEDCRVLYSDFKDLNDWLVYKNPANERQVIHRRR
- a CDS encoding primase-helicase family protein, giving the protein MSEKIPYLRVGTTYYKTIEKPLISGDKISILVRWNKETIISDYGKVYVSKVPKYDGFCCIPSHLQYQQIIQGFYNTYNEIPYQPVEENINFEALKEKNPFSLKFMEHIFGEQLELGLDYIKILLQYPIQMLPILCLVSKERSTGKSTFIKWLKSIFGLNMTYIKGDSFSSQFNSDWTSMLIVAIDEVFFDKKEITERLKYLSTTDKDKKEAKGKDREEVEFFGKFILCSNNEDNFIQIDENEIRFWIIKVRSIKSENTEFLRNLNNEIPHFLRYLIQRPFHSRKETRMWFTDSEIRTKALQKLVWKNNNKLESKITELLYEFFESTEDSKIHCVPQDIFSMLGKMFRNNYWTVNDVRKLLKEIWKLEPQNNSLAYIKYDLDYGLSFFQQNKTGRYFTIERNFILQKFDEMMN
- a CDS encoding helix-turn-helix domain-containing protein — protein: MQTSNPFQTILDELGEVKEILYSLKKEPEIELKKKLYSIKECSEILKLDYQTVRSHILKGNIKAEQIGRFYRISHLDLMNALNDVKSLKYKR